In Desulfofundulus kuznetsovii DSM 6115, the following are encoded in one genomic region:
- the nuoE gene encoding NADH-quinone oxidoreductase subunit NuoE produces the protein MEKQCCTCVPVNEEELYPQIEEFINQHRGDKNALIMVLHKAQNLLGYLPRRVQEMAAEGLNVPLSEVHGVATFYAFFSLVPKGRHEIRVCMGTACYVRGGQRIIDHLEKALGVRVGDTTRDRKFSLNEVRCVGACSLAPAVLIDEDVYARVDPARINEILEKYE, from the coding sequence ATGGAAAAACAATGCTGTACCTGTGTTCCGGTCAATGAGGAGGAGCTTTATCCCCAGATCGAAGAGTTTATTAATCAACACCGGGGGGATAAAAATGCCCTGATCATGGTACTACACAAGGCCCAGAACCTTTTGGGCTACCTGCCGCGCAGGGTACAGGAAATGGCGGCAGAAGGACTTAATGTCCCCTTGAGCGAGGTACACGGGGTGGCTACTTTTTACGCCTTCTTTTCCCTTGTGCCTAAAGGCAGGCATGAAATCAGGGTCTGCATGGGTACGGCCTGTTATGTGCGGGGAGGGCAGAGGATCATTGACCATCTGGAGAAGGCCCTTGGAGTCCGGGTGGGTGATACCACCAGGGACAGGAAATTTTCCTTAAACGAGGTGCGCTGTGTGGGAGCCTGCAGCCTGGCGCCGGCGGTCTTAATCGACGAGGATGTCTATGCTCGGGTGGATCCTGCCCGGATAAATGAAATTCTGGAAAAATACGAGTAA
- a CDS encoding DUF4160 domain-containing protein — translation MSPTILREKGYRFFFFSREETRMHVHVVCSDGEAKFWLLPEIELAKTII, via the coding sequence ATGAGCCCAACGATCTTAAGAGAAAAAGGTTATCGTTTCTTTTTCTTCTCCCGTGAGGAGACGCGAATGCATGTCCACGTTGTATGTTCCGACGGAGAAGCAAAGTTTTGGCTTCTCCCGGAGATTGAGTTGGCGAAAACCATAATTTAA
- a CDS encoding DUF2442 domain-containing protein, giving the protein MMSSKALGKSTSAVEITHISKNGVWLLAYDKELFMAYKDFPWFKDAPVGKILNVKELHRGHFYWPDLDVDLTVEIIEHPERFPLKAKYT; this is encoded by the coding sequence ATGATGAGTTCAAAAGCGCTTGGGAAAAGCACTTCGGCAGTTGAAATTACCCATATTTCAAAGAATGGAGTTTGGCTTCTGGCCTATGACAAAGAGCTGTTCATGGCTTACAAAGATTTCCCATGGTTTAAGGATGCTCCTGTTGGGAAAATCCTTAACGTCAAAGAGCTTCATCGGGGGCATTTCTATTGGCCGGATTTAGATGTGGATCTTACCGTTGAGATCATAGAACACCCGGAACGGTTTCCTTTAAAGGCAAAATACACATAA
- a CDS encoding substrate-binding domain-containing protein, producing MFKRILTPVLTLLLALVLIAGCSSNSAQEEAKQGQPAREKPQKQDVILATTTSTQDSGLLDVLIPEFEKKTGYKVKTIAVGTGQALEMGKKGEADVLLVHAPKAEKELVDSGVGINYRLVMHNDFIVVGPENDPAGVKSAQNTVEAFKKIAQTRSTFVSRGDESGTHKKEKDIWKEAGITPGGKWYQEAGTGMGNTLNIASEKGGYTLSDRATYLANQKHLKLKILYEGDKTLLNIYHVMQVNPEKFSKVNAEGAKAFVDFMVSPETQQIIGKFGVDKYGQPLFFPDAGKKEEELGK from the coding sequence ATGTTCAAGCGAATTCTTACCCCTGTATTAACCCTTCTCCTTGCGCTCGTGCTTATTGCGGGCTGCTCTTCCAATAGCGCACAGGAAGAAGCAAAACAGGGACAGCCGGCCCGGGAAAAACCGCAAAAACAGGACGTAATTCTGGCCACCACCACCAGCACCCAGGACAGCGGCCTTCTGGATGTGCTTATTCCGGAATTTGAAAAGAAAACCGGTTATAAGGTGAAAACCATTGCCGTGGGTACGGGCCAGGCCCTGGAAATGGGTAAAAAAGGTGAAGCGGACGTGCTGCTGGTGCACGCCCCCAAAGCGGAAAAGGAACTGGTGGACAGCGGCGTGGGCATCAACTACCGGCTGGTAATGCATAACGACTTTATCGTGGTCGGTCCGGAAAACGACCCGGCCGGAGTCAAGTCGGCCCAAAACACTGTGGAAGCCTTTAAAAAAATCGCCCAAACCCGGAGCACCTTTGTTTCCCGCGGGGATGAATCGGGCACCCACAAGAAAGAAAAAGACATCTGGAAAGAAGCCGGCATTACCCCCGGCGGCAAATGGTACCAGGAAGCCGGCACGGGCATGGGCAATACTCTGAACATTGCCTCGGAAAAGGGAGGCTATACCCTCAGCGACCGGGCCACCTACCTGGCCAACCAGAAGCACCTGAAGTTGAAGATCCTTTATGAAGGGGACAAAACCCTGCTCAATATCTACCACGTCATGCAGGTGAACCCGGAAAAATTCAGCAAGGTCAATGCCGAAGGTGCCAAAGCCTTTGTGGACTTCATGGTTTCACCTGAAACCCAGCAAATTATCGGTAAGTTCGGGGTGGACAAGTACGGCCAGCCGCTGTTCTTCCCCGATGCCGGTAAAAAGGAAGAAGAACTGGGGAAGTAG
- a CDS encoding ABC transporter ATP-binding protein: protein MNNTILEVYNLQFKRGNREILNIDHFALHERETIALIGPNGAGKSTLLQVMALLLKPTRGTVEFRGVPATPRNALAIRRRMAVVFQEPLLLNTTVYENVATGLKLRGVPRQEIKKRVGRWLELLGIAHLAGRRSHQLSGGEAQRVSLARAFALEPDVLFLDEPFSALDFPTRLSLLNELDRLLKDTGIAAIFVTHDFSEVPYLTDRVAVLKNGRLVKTGTFEEIFKVKPRRENYITSLYRVFESDAAG from the coding sequence GTGAACAACACCATCTTAGAAGTGTACAATCTACAGTTCAAGCGGGGAAACCGGGAAATTTTAAATATCGATCATTTTGCCCTTCATGAGAGGGAAACCATCGCCCTGATCGGGCCAAATGGAGCCGGCAAAAGTACCCTGTTGCAGGTAATGGCCCTTTTATTAAAACCAACCCGCGGAACCGTGGAATTCCGGGGCGTACCGGCCACCCCCCGAAACGCCCTGGCCATTCGCCGGCGCATGGCCGTGGTGTTCCAGGAACCGCTTCTTTTAAATACGACGGTCTATGAGAATGTGGCCACAGGACTGAAGCTGCGGGGAGTTCCCCGGCAGGAAATAAAAAAAAGGGTTGGCCGCTGGCTGGAACTGCTGGGCATCGCCCACCTGGCCGGGCGCCGCTCCCACCAGCTTTCAGGGGGAGAAGCCCAGAGGGTCAGCCTGGCCAGGGCCTTTGCCCTGGAACCGGACGTTTTGTTCCTGGACGAACCCTTTTCCGCCCTGGATTTCCCCACCCGCCTGTCCCTGCTCAATGAACTGGACAGGCTTTTAAAAGATACGGGGATTGCTGCTATTTTTGTAACCCATGATTTTTCGGAGGTGCCCTATCTCACCGACCGGGTGGCCGTGCTCAAAAACGGCCGCCTCGTCAAAACAGGCACCTTCGAGGAAATATTTAAAGTAAAGCCCCGGCGGGAGAACTACATTACCTCCCTTTACCGGGTTTTTGAAAGCGACGCGGCGGGGTAA
- a CDS encoding DUF3226 domain-containing protein: MSVRIEKSHVLVVEGKDEELFFAALIDNCKNELNLPDIQILPIGGKSRLPGNLKALVNSPGFTKIISLGIVRDADEDARAAFQSICSALGSAGLPVPPAPLVSAGSNPSVTAVVLPGDNRPGMLEDVCLAAVQDEPALLCVKQYFECLQNMSLSLPRQISKAMLQVFLASRPEVGKRLGEAALAGYFSLSSDAFGQLREFLRRMSV; the protein is encoded by the coding sequence GTGAGCGTCAGGATAGAGAAATCCCATGTGCTGGTGGTGGAGGGTAAGGATGAAGAGCTTTTCTTTGCCGCGCTCATTGATAACTGCAAAAACGAATTAAACCTGCCTGATATTCAGATTTTGCCTATCGGGGGAAAATCCCGGCTGCCCGGGAATTTAAAGGCGCTTGTGAACTCTCCCGGTTTTACGAAAATAATTTCCCTGGGGATTGTCAGGGATGCGGATGAAGACGCCCGGGCGGCTTTTCAAAGTATTTGCAGTGCTTTAGGGTCCGCAGGTCTGCCCGTTCCCCCTGCCCCCCTGGTTTCCGCCGGAAGTAATCCTTCTGTTACAGCCGTCGTTTTGCCTGGAGATAACAGGCCTGGGATGCTGGAAGATGTATGCCTGGCTGCCGTTCAAGATGAGCCTGCTTTGCTTTGCGTAAAACAATATTTTGAATGCCTGCAGAATATGAGCCTTTCTTTACCACGGCAGATTTCGAAAGCAATGCTGCAGGTTTTTTTAGCTTCCCGTCCCGAGGTTGGGAAACGTTTGGGTGAAGCGGCCCTGGCAGGATACTTCTCTTTGTCCAGTGATGCCTTCGGGCAGTTAAGAGAATTTCTTAGACGTATGTCTGTTTAA
- a CDS encoding AAA family ATPase: MMYLSFKVSNFRCFQELIIEKLAPVNLIAGMNNVGKTALLEALFLHCGAYNPELVLRISTFRGIEPSFKIESGRTAETPWDSLFTGFDPAKEIELTGKSKTAGYRTLRLRILREPLENPGVSLFIHSNQGKPAEPLLSTDTDLVLELEYNEAQRKGKHYLVVGPKGIQVQPFPPPPSPIPAVFLAARGRISPAEDAERFGRLEITGKQDVLLKVLKTVEPRLRRLSVVVAGGVPMIYGDLGHGRLIPLPVMGEGMVRLASLVLAIANTGKGVVLVDEIENGLHHSVLYKVWRVIGEAARTFNTQIFATTHSLECIRAAHRAFRDSGHYDFCLYRLETLGKSTRVIAYDQETLEAAMETDLEVR, translated from the coding sequence ATGATGTATCTTTCATTTAAAGTCTCTAACTTTCGGTGTTTCCAAGAGCTGATTATCGAAAAATTAGCTCCCGTCAACCTGATTGCAGGGATGAATAACGTCGGCAAAACAGCCCTTTTGGAGGCTCTATTCCTGCACTGTGGAGCATATAACCCCGAGCTGGTCCTGCGCATCAGTACGTTTCGAGGTATCGAGCCGTCTTTTAAGATCGAATCAGGAAGAACCGCAGAAACACCATGGGATTCCCTTTTTACCGGCTTTGATCCGGCAAAGGAAATAGAACTAACAGGGAAAAGCAAAACTGCGGGTTACCGCACCCTCAGGTTGAGGATACTCCGTGAACCCCTGGAAAATCCGGGAGTTAGCTTATTTATACACTCAAATCAGGGGAAACCTGCTGAACCGTTGCTGTCCACCGACACTGATCTTGTGCTTGAGCTGGAATACAATGAGGCACAGCGAAAGGGTAAGCACTATCTGGTTGTGGGGCCGAAAGGAATTCAGGTCCAGCCTTTTCCTCCGCCTCCGTCGCCCATCCCGGCTGTCTTCCTGGCTGCACGCGGCCGGATTTCTCCTGCTGAAGATGCCGAGCGTTTTGGAAGACTGGAGATCACTGGTAAGCAGGATGTACTTTTAAAAGTCTTAAAAACGGTTGAGCCACGGCTGCGCCGCCTGAGCGTGGTGGTTGCCGGGGGGGTACCAATGATCTACGGCGATCTCGGCCATGGCCGTCTCATTCCCCTGCCGGTTATGGGAGAAGGAATGGTACGTTTGGCCAGTCTGGTGCTGGCGATTGCCAATACTGGAAAAGGTGTGGTGCTTGTAGATGAAATCGAGAACGGGCTTCACCACTCCGTTTTATATAAAGTGTGGCGGGTCATTGGGGAAGCAGCACGGACGTTTAATACCCAAATTTTTGCCACCACCCATAGTCTTGAGTGTATTAGGGCTGCCCACAGGGCGTTTAGGGATAGCGGGCACTATGATTTTTGTCTGTACCGGCTGGAAACCCTGGGAAAAAGTACCCGGGTAATTGCCTACGACCAGGAAACGCTGGAAGCGGCCATGGAGACGGACCTGGAGGTGCGATAG